Proteins co-encoded in one Pseudoliparis swirei isolate HS2019 ecotype Mariana Trench chromosome 7, NWPU_hadal_v1, whole genome shotgun sequence genomic window:
- the sf3a1 gene encoding splicing factor 3A subunit 1 yields the protein MPPGPVQIVQAEPNNKNDAPAEETPATKPIVGIIYPPPEVRNIVDKTASFVARNGPEFEARIRQNEINNPKFNFLNPNDPYHAYYRHKVNDFKEGKGQEPSAAVPKVMQQAMLQSQQKVQSQVIQEAVIPKEPPPEYEFIADPPSISAFDLDVVKLTAQFVARNGRQFLTQLMQKEQRNYQFDFLRPQHSLFNYFTKLVEQYTKILIPPKGLLAKLKREAENPREVMDQVKYRVEWAKFQERERKKEEEEREKERVAYAQIDWHDFVVVETVDFQPNEQGHFPPPTTPEELGARILIQERYEKYGESEEVEMEVESEDEDDERSRVVRGGGHHSQPDQDTQVQDMDEGSDDDDDGMKAPLPPDNPMPPPLPPTPDQVIIRKDYDPKASKPPPSIITPDEYLISPITGEKIQASKMQEHMRIGLLDPRWLEQRDRSIRERQTEDEVYAPGLDIESSLKQLAERRTDIFGVEETAIGKKIGEEEIQKPEEKVTWDGHSGSMARTQQAAQANITLQEQIEAIHKAKGLVGEDDAREKIGPSKPSEIHHHSAMSSMGMSKPGPPMSMLRPQHSMPQVRTTLLSAIPVIPRPPMSPVVRLASGQVISPIPTMIPTSRLNVVQMPSAHMMAPRPPPMVVPTSFVPAPPIQQPQHSAPAPPSHPLPPHEDEPVNKKMKTEDNLMPEEEFLRRNKGPVAVKVQVPNMQDKTEWKLNGQLLNFTVPLTDQVSVIKVKIHEATGMGAGKQKLQFEGMFIKDSNSLAYYNMSNGAVIHLALKERGGRKK from the exons ATGCCGCCTGGGCCTGTTCAAATTGTTCAGGCGGAGCCGAACAACAAG AACGATGCTCCAGCAGAAGAAACCCCAGCCACTAAACCCATCGTTGGTATCATTTATCCACCTCCGGAAGTTCGAAACATAGTTGATAAGACAGCCAGCTTTGTTGCCAG GAATGGACCTGAGTTTGAAGCAAGAATCCGTCAGAATGAAATCAACAATCCAAAGTTTAATTTCCTCAACCCAAATGATCCCTACCATGCCTACTACCGTCACAAGGTCAATGATTTTAAGGAGGGCAAAGGACAGGAACCATCTGCAGCAGTGCCCAAGGTTATGCAGCAGGCCATGCTGCAATCTCAGCAAAAA GTGCAGTCACAGGTGATTCAAGAGGCAGTAATCCCCAAAGAACCACCTCCTGAGTATGAGTTTATTGCAGATCCTCCATCAATCTCAGCATTTGATCTTGATGTTGTCAAGCTCACTGCCCAGTTTGTTGCTCGCAATGGCCGCCAGTTTCTGACACAGCTCATGCAGAAAGAACAGAGGAACTACCAGTTTGACTTTCTGCGGCCACAGCACAGCCTTTTCAACTATTTCACCAAACTGGTTGAGCAGTACACAAAG ATTCTGATCCCTCCCAAAGGCCTTCTGGCCAAGCTgaagagagaggctgagaaTCCAAGAGAGGTTATGGACCAG GTGAAATACCGTGTTGAGTGGGCCAAGTTCCAGGAGcgtgagagaaagaaggaggaagaggaaagggagaaagaACGTGTCGCATATGCACAAATTGACTGGCATGACTTTGTGGTGGTTGAGACGGTGGATTTCCAGCCCAACGAACAAG GCCACTTCCCTCCACCTACCACACCAGAGGAGCTTGGCGCTCGCATCCTAATTCAAGAGCGCTATGAGAAGTATGGAGAAagtgaggaggtggagatggaggttgAGAGCGAGGATGAAGACGATGAACGGAGCAGAGTGGTTCGGGGCGGAGGTCATCACTCACAACCTGATCAAGACACACAAGTGCAGGACATGGATGAG GGatctgatgatgacgatgatggcATGAAGGCTCCATTGCCACCAGACAACCCTATGCCGCCCCCACTGCCCCCAACTCCAGACCAGGTTATCATTCGCAAAGACTACGATCCCAAAG CTTCCAAGCCTCCACCCTCAATCATTACTCCAGATGAGTACCTTATCTCACCAATTACTGGTGAGAAGATCCAAGCCAGTAAGATGCAAGAGCACATGCGTATTGGTCTGCTGGATCCGCGCTGGCTGGAACAAAGGGACCGCAGCATCAGAGAGAGGCAGACCGAAGATGAAGTCTATGCTCCTGGTTTGGATATCGAGAGTAGCTTGAAACAACTGGCTGAGAGGCGAACGGATATCTTTGGTGTGGAAGAGACGGCTATCGGTAAGAAGATTGGTGAAGAAGAAATACAGAAGCCAGAGGAGAAG GTTACTTGGGATGGCCACTCAGGAAGTATGGCTCGTACCCAGCAAGCAGCGCAGGCCAACATCACCCTACAAGAGCAGATCGAGGCCATTCACAAGGCCAAAGGACTGGTGGGAGAGGATGACGCCAGGGagaaaattggtccaagcaagCCTAGTGAAATTCATCACCATTCTGCCATGTCCTCAATGGGCATGTCTAAACCCGGTCCACCAATGTCGATGCTTCGCCCACAACACTCT ATGCCACAAGTGCGCACTACTCTCCTGTCTGCTATACCAGTCATTCCAAGGCCGCCTATGTCTCCTGTGGTGCGCCTTGCATCAGGACAAGTTATATCGCCAATACCTACCATGATTCCTACTTCCCGCCTCAATGTGGTCCAAATGCCTTCAGCACACATGATGGCCCCGAGACCACCTCCCATGGTGGTTCCAACTT CATTTGTCCCTGCCCCTCCAATACAACAACCCCAACACTCTGCTCCTGCACCACCATCCCACCCACTGCCACCTCACGAGGATGAACCAGTCAACAAGAAAATGAAAACGGAGGATAACCTTATGCCAGAGGAGGAGTTCCTTCGTAGAAATAAG GGTCCCGTTGCAGTTAAAGTGCAGGTACCCAACATGCAGGACAAGACCGAATGGAAGCTGAATGGCCAATTGCTGAATTTCACTGTCCCACTCACAGATCAG GTGTCTGTTATTAAAGTCAAAATCCATGAAGCTACGGGCATGGGAGCAGGAAAGCAGAAGTTACAGTTTGAG ggCATGTTCATTAAAGATTCCAACTCCCTGGCTTATTACAACATGAGCAATGGCGCAGTGATTCACCTGGCACTGAAGGAGAGAGGTGGAAGAAAGAAGTGA
- the ccdc157 gene encoding coiled-coil domain-containing protein 157 → MSQLLGRQDCIDSLRKDVVDLQGAILDVFSRTGPVRFSSWKFPDKLSCNLDMVTLLEQYDFLDMEDAFNQHSHIVLLELVIDR, encoded by the coding sequence ATGAGTCAGCTGTTGGGTCGTCAGGACTGCATCGACAGCCTCCGAAAAGACGTCGTCGACCTCCAAGGTGCGATTCTGGACGTCTTTTCTCGAACTGGACCGGTCCGCTTTTCCTCATGGAAGTTCCCTGATAAACTTTCATGTAATCTGGACATGGTGACTCTACTAGAGCAATATGACTTTCTGGATATGGAGGATGCATTCAATCAACACTCCCACATTGTGTTATTGGAGCTAGTGATTGACAGGTAA
- the LOC130196604 gene encoding coiled-coil domain-containing protein 157-like, with the protein MEQQLQANAIRIQILEQENTTLYTSIVKLRQRAQHKDTREASSWSLSLPNTSVEEQRNHPTQMQKSPLVSSSGTRLAYDNRGRDARRGESGLGSAGSEDRVSAASASSLQLHLQTLHLNTEPTAARKYPKTRNGSNPAHPRSSNQRNKMKP; encoded by the exons ATGGAGCAACAATTGCAGGCAAATGCCATACGTATACAAATCCTGGAGCAAGAAAACACTACGCTGTACACCAGCATTGTGAAACTGAGGCAAAGAGCACAACATAAGGACACGAGG GAAGCCTCATCATGGAGCCTCTCTCTGCCCAACACATCAGTTGAAGAGCAACGAAATCACCCGACACAAATGCAAAAGAGTCCGTT GGTGAGCAGCAGTGGAACACGGCTGGCATACGATAACAGAGGGAGGGATGCAAGACGAGGGGAAAGTGGTCTCGGTTCAGCCGGCTCAGAGGATCGTGTGTCCGCCGCCTCCGCCTCGTCTCTGCAACTCCACCTTCAAACCCTCCACCTCAACACGGAACCCACTGCTGCTAGAAAATATCCCAAAACACGCAATGGTTCTAATCCTGCTCACCCCAGAAGCTCAAATCAGAGGAACAAAATGAAACCCTGA
- the slc7a4 gene encoding cationic amino acid transporter 4 codes for METCPRGCTPAVRFCQRVNRLKTLDDDMMATSLKRCLSTLDLTLLGVGGMVGSGLYVLTGTVAKDIAGPAIIISYIIAGLASLLAAFCYAEFGARIPKTGSAYMFTYVSVGEVWAFLIGWNVILENMIGGAAVARAWSGYLDSIFNHAIQNFTETHVMQWNVPFLAHYPDFLAAGILIMASFFISFGVQVSSYLNHIFSIISMCVILFILVFGFILAEPVNWSQKEGGFAPFGISGILAGSATCFYAFVGFDVIASSSEEAKNPQKSVPIATAISLAFAAAAYILVSTVLTLMVPWHTLDPNSALSDAFFRRGYSWAGIIVAIGSICAMNTVLLCNLFSLPRIVYAMAEDGLFFSIFARVNPTTKVPVNAILVFGILMSAMALVFDLEALVQFLSIGTLLAYTFVAASVIVLRFQPDRTSSKGTASTSPNPNVEPSVARSESKNINEDNGELKQYESFSDKLQLVERRASTERRGVGQLRAYWEPYLGKLLGNCEPGEVVGYCVLSVLVSSVSFCAVLEFGSNQLNLPLWSFIVLLVIFSLAYVLSMALIWFHEPQTSRKTFQVPLVPLTPAASILINIFLMMKLSYLTWIRFTVWLAIGLLVYFGYGIWHSKEGMREQQPKDVATRYVVLPSGSLVETVQPVQPDGQLDTSAHLGAPR; via the exons ATGGAAACGTGTCCCAGGGGCTGCACCCCAGCGGTGCGCTTTTGTCAGAGAGTGAACCGACTCAAGACACTGGATGATGACATGATGGCCACATCGCTGAAGCGCTGCCTCTCCACCCTGGACCTGACTCTGTTGGGAGTCGGTGGCATGGTGGGCTCTGGGCTTTATGTCCTGACAGGAACAGTGGCTAAAGACATAGCTGGACCTGCTATCATCATTTCCTACATTATTGCAGGTCTTGCCTCCCTACTGGCCGCCTTTTGTTACGCAGAGTTTGGAGCACGCATTCCCAAAACGGGATCTGCCTACATGTTTACCTATGTATCTGTGGGAGAGGTCTGGGCCTTTCTCATCGGTTGGAATGTGATTCTGGAGAATATGATTGGTGGCGCTGCTGTGGCACGTGCCTGGAGTGGCTATCTGGACTCAATTTTTAACCATGCCATCCAGAACTTTACAGAGACGCACGTTATGCAGTGGAACGTGCCCTTTCTTGCCCATTACCCTGACTTCCTTGCCGCAGGGATTCTAATAATGGCCTCATTCTTCATTTCCTTCGGAGTTCAAGTGTCCTCCTACCTCAATCACATCTTCTCTATTATTAGCATGTGTGTCATCCTTTTTATCCTGGTATTTGGTTTTATTCTGGCTGAACCAGTCAATTGGAGCCAGAAAGAAGGAGGTTTTGCACCTTTCGGGATATCTGGAATACTGGCGGGTTCAGCCACATGCTTCTACGCATTTGTGGGCTTTGATGTAATAGCGTCTTCGAGTGAGGAGGCAAAGAACCCACAGAAATCTGTTCCCATCGCCACTGCGATCTCCCTTGCATTCGCAGCTGCAGCATACATCCTGGTTTCAACGGTGCTCACACTCATGGTACCCTGGCATACGTTGGACCCCAACTCGGCTCTGTCGGATGCTTTCTTCCGCCGGGGTTACAGTTGGGCTGGAATTATTGTGGCAATAGGTTCCATCTGTG CCATGAACACTGTGCTGCTGTGTaatctcttctccctccctcggATTGTCTACGCCATGGCAGAGGACGGGTTGTTTTTCTCCATTTTCGCACGAGTCAATCCCACCACCAAAGTCCCTGTCAATGCCATATTGGTGTTTGGGATCCTCATGTCCGCCATGGCTCTTGTCTTTGACCTGGAGGCATTGGTTCAGTTTTTGTCCATCGGCACCCTCCTGGCATACACCTTTGTGGCAGCGAGTGTTATTGTGCTGCGTTTCCAGCCTGACAGAACCAGCTCCAAGGGAACCGCTTCCACATCCCCCAACCCTAATGTGGAGCCTTCTGTTGCCCGTTCAGAGTCTAAAAACATCAATGAGGACAacggggagctgaagcagtACGAGTCTTTCTCTGACAAACTCCAGTTGGTGGAGAGACGGGCGTCAACCGAGCGGCGTGGGGTGGGACAGCTCAGGGCCTACTGGGAACCATACCTGGGCAAGCTGCTGGGAAACTGTGAACCGGGCGAGGTAGTGGGTTACTGTGTGCTGAGTGTATTAGTGAGCTCAGTCTCCTTCTGTGCAGTGTTAGAATTTGGAAGCAACCAGCTGAATCTGCCACTCTGGAGCTTCATAGTGCTGCTGGTGATATTCAGCTTAGCTTATGTTCTCAGCATGGCGCTCATATGGTTCCACGAGCCACAGACCAGCAGAAAAACATTCCAG GTACCCTTGGTTCCATTGACTCCAGCTGCCAGTATTCTCATTAACATATTCCTCATGATGAAGCTCAGCTATCTAACCTGGATTCGTTTCACCGTATGGCTCGCTATAG GGCTCCTCGTGTATTTTGGATATGGAATCTGGCACAGTAAGGAGGGAATGCGGGAGCAGCAACCCAAAGACGTGGCCACCCGGTACGTGGTCCTTCCCAGCGGCAGTCTGGTAGAGACGGTGCAGCCTGTCCAGCCCGATGGACAATTGGACACCTCGGCGCACCTCGGCGCACCACGTTAA
- the dgcr6 gene encoding protein DGCR6 isoform X1, giving the protein MVMVPRPVKTSSTELKGLVFTLNKLASPRLTDMCDSCCFSPRCSSFQQRLSYSTLGDLALALIDGTVYEIVQGLLDIQHLTEKNLYNQRQKLNGEHQALKQDLVRKHKDAVQSCKSHNLVLLKSNQQVELESLEIRVREEQRTMDKKIVAEMDQKVIDQQNTLEKAGVPGFFSTTNPQELTMQMNLLELILKLQQKESQSGLL; this is encoded by the exons ATGGTAATGGTCCCTCGTCCTGTCAAGACTTCCTCCACGGAGCTCAAAGGACTggttttcactttaaataaactCGCATCTCCTCGATTAACCGACATGTGTGACTCGTGTTGTTTCTCTCCGCGGTGCAGCTCCTTCCAGCAGCGCCTGTCCTACAGCACGCTGGGTGACCTGGCCCTCGCGCTCATAGACGGGACGGTTTATGAGATCGTGCAAGGACTCCTGGATATTCAGCATCTCACAGAGAAAAACCTGTACAACCAGAGGCAGAAGCTCAACGGGGAACACCAAG CACTCAAACAAGATCTTGTCCGGAAACACAAAGATGCTGTCCAGTCATGCAAGTCTCACAACCTCGTGCTCCTCAAATCCAACCAACAAGTGGAGCTCGAG TCTCTGGAAATTCGTGTGCGAGAGGAACAAAGAACGATGGATAAAAAGATTGTCGCGGAAATGGATCAAAAAGTGATCGACCAGCAGAACACATTGGAGAAAGCGGGAGTCCCTGGATTTTTTAGCACCACTAATCCTCAG GAGCTGACAATGCAGATGAACCTACTTGAACTCATCCTCAAGCTTCAACAGAAGGAGTCACAGTCTGGACTCCTTTGA
- the dgcr6 gene encoding protein DGCR6 isoform X2 — translation MQEMDGYPGVTDGDSTKHQERHYYLLSELQTLVKELPCSFQQRLSYSTLGDLALALIDGTVYEIVQGLLDIQHLTEKNLYNQRQKLNGEHQALKQDLVRKHKDAVQSCKSHNLVLLKSNQQVELESLEIRVREEQRTMDKKIVAEMDQKVIDQQNTLEKAGVPGFFSTTNPQELTMQMNLLELILKLQQKESQSGLL, via the exons ATGCAG GAGATGGATGGTTATCCCGGAGTCACTGACGGCGATTCCACTAAACATCAAGAAAGACATTACTACCTGTTATCTGAACTGCAGACCTTAGTAAAAGAGTTACCATG CTCCTTCCAGCAGCGCCTGTCCTACAGCACGCTGGGTGACCTGGCCCTCGCGCTCATAGACGGGACGGTTTATGAGATCGTGCAAGGACTCCTGGATATTCAGCATCTCACAGAGAAAAACCTGTACAACCAGAGGCAGAAGCTCAACGGGGAACACCAAG CACTCAAACAAGATCTTGTCCGGAAACACAAAGATGCTGTCCAGTCATGCAAGTCTCACAACCTCGTGCTCCTCAAATCCAACCAACAAGTGGAGCTCGAG TCTCTGGAAATTCGTGTGCGAGAGGAACAAAGAACGATGGATAAAAAGATTGTCGCGGAAATGGATCAAAAAGTGATCGACCAGCAGAACACATTGGAGAAAGCGGGAGTCCCTGGATTTTTTAGCACCACTAATCCTCAG GAGCTGACAATGCAGATGAACCTACTTGAACTCATCCTCAAGCTTCAACAGAAGGAGTCACAGTCTGGACTCCTTTGA